Proteins from one Gemmatimonadaceae bacterium genomic window:
- a CDS encoding lytic transglycosylase domain-containing protein — translation MSAIIEHSYVDSTELHAPWIHASAAVALKTPQFLRDRELFAMDLLRTGKLNQARAQHLADVAVREAYTRRVPPALVLGVMLTENDELKSSARSKVGAIGLMQVSPRPWSGLKHKFGSNVHTDSTNLKYGVFILGWVAEKATELVDNQDQAWRKALLRYNGCVHGRNTRDCKRYPDVVRREVQRSAKSTCHGQDFDHCVAQPMWLARRDGDDSGSSER, via the coding sequence GTGTCGGCGATCATCGAGCACAGCTATGTGGACTCGACGGAGCTGCACGCGCCCTGGATTCACGCCTCGGCGGCGGTGGCGCTCAAGACGCCGCAGTTTCTGCGCGATCGCGAGCTGTTCGCAATGGACCTGCTTCGCACGGGCAAGCTGAATCAGGCGCGGGCGCAACATCTGGCCGACGTCGCGGTGCGCGAAGCGTACACGCGCCGCGTTCCGCCGGCGTTGGTGCTTGGCGTCATGCTAACCGAGAACGACGAGCTCAAGTCCAGCGCGCGCTCGAAGGTCGGCGCCATCGGTTTGATGCAGGTTTCGCCTCGGCCGTGGAGCGGGCTCAAGCACAAGTTCGGGTCGAACGTGCACACCGACTCCACGAATCTCAAATACGGCGTCTTCATTCTCGGCTGGGTCGCCGAGAAGGCGACCGAGCTCGTGGACAATCAGGATCAAGCGTGGCGCAAGGCGTTGCTGCGCTACAACGGCTGCGTGCATGGCCGCAATACGCGCGACTGCAAGCGATATCCCGACGTCGTGCGTCGCGAAGTCCAGCGGTCGGCCAAGTCGACGTGTCATGGTCAGGACTTCGACCACTGCGTCGCACAACCGATGTGGCTGGCGCGTCGCGATGGGGACGACAGCGGTTCGTCGGAGCGCTAG
- a CDS encoding glycine betaine ABC transporter substrate-binding protein codes for MNVVAIAALFIQLATQGGRATPPVVVASKPFGESYLLAEMFAQLLEARGLRVVRRPGLGATEIAFGALRANAIDVYPEYTGTGLLAILGEQPMGDAEAVYARVSREFRVKYDVRWLPPLGFENSYAIAVRRRTADSLHLRTLSDLGAASARLRAGLTPDFIGRADGLPGLQRAYALHFRDVRALLPAVKYQALAAGEVDVIDGYSTDGLIARYDLVVLADDRHFFPPYQAAAVVSPRLAKDNPAAIAALAELSGRLDDEQMRALNKRVEVDGTSVATVARDALASLSLDGATRATDVAASTGRDGMSAYMRAHWREIGHLLARHIVLVAVSLLCAVAVALPLGLVLERMSGRAESVIRAVGVLQTLPGIALLAFMIPLLGIGVVPALVALVLYSLYPIVRNTFTGVRDADPAAVAAARALGMTDAQILRHVRFPLAMPVIMAGIRTAAVIDVGTATLAAFIGAGGLGEPIVAGLALADTRMILSGAIPAALLALAVDGGLAIVERWTQPET; via the coding sequence GTGAACGTCGTCGCGATTGCGGCGCTATTCATTCAGCTGGCGACCCAGGGAGGTCGGGCGACGCCGCCGGTCGTCGTGGCATCCAAACCGTTCGGCGAGTCGTATCTCCTGGCGGAAATGTTTGCTCAGCTTCTCGAGGCGCGTGGTCTGCGCGTCGTGCGGCGACCCGGGTTGGGCGCCACGGAAATCGCGTTCGGCGCGCTGCGCGCGAACGCGATCGACGTCTACCCCGAGTACACGGGTACGGGCCTGCTTGCGATACTCGGCGAACAACCGATGGGAGATGCCGAGGCCGTATATGCGCGGGTGTCGCGTGAGTTTCGCGTGAAGTACGACGTGCGGTGGCTTCCGCCGCTGGGGTTCGAGAACAGCTACGCGATCGCCGTGAGGCGGCGCACCGCGGATTCGCTGCATCTGCGCACGTTGAGCGATTTGGGCGCGGCGTCGGCGCGTTTGCGCGCGGGCCTGACGCCGGACTTCATAGGACGCGCCGACGGGCTGCCGGGACTTCAGCGCGCGTACGCATTGCATTTCCGTGATGTGCGGGCGTTGCTGCCGGCGGTGAAGTATCAAGCGTTGGCCGCGGGCGAGGTCGATGTGATCGACGGATATTCGACCGATGGGTTGATCGCGCGGTACGATCTCGTCGTGCTCGCGGACGATCGACATTTTTTTCCGCCGTACCAGGCTGCCGCCGTGGTGAGCCCTCGATTGGCGAAGGACAATCCGGCCGCGATTGCCGCGCTCGCGGAGCTCAGCGGGCGTTTGGATGACGAGCAAATGCGCGCGCTCAACAAGCGCGTCGAAGTCGATGGTACGTCCGTCGCGACGGTGGCGCGCGATGCGCTCGCGTCGCTTTCACTCGATGGCGCGACGCGCGCGACGGACGTTGCGGCGTCGACGGGTCGCGATGGTATGAGCGCGTACATGCGAGCGCACTGGCGCGAGATCGGACACTTGCTCGCGCGACACATCGTGTTGGTGGCGGTCTCGCTGCTCTGCGCGGTCGCCGTGGCGCTGCCGCTGGGATTGGTATTGGAGCGCATGTCGGGTCGCGCGGAATCCGTGATTCGCGCGGTTGGTGTACTTCAGACGCTGCCCGGGATCGCGTTGCTCGCCTTCATGATTCCTCTCCTCGGGATTGGCGTGGTACCGGCGTTGGTTGCGTTGGTTCTCTATTCGCTGTATCCCATCGTCAGGAATACGTTCACGGGAGTTCGGGACGCGGATCCGGCCGCGGTCGCCGCGGCGCGCGCGCTCGGAATGACGGACGCACAGATCTTGCGCCACGTTCGGTTTCCGTTGGCGATGCCGGTGATCATGGCCGGTATTCGTACGGCGGCGGTGATCGACGTCGGAACCGCCACGCTGGCAGCCTTCATCGGTGCGGGCGGGCTGGGAGAACCGATCGTGGCTGGACTCGCGCTGGCCGACACGCGCATGATCCTGTCGGGAGCAATTCCCGCGGCGCTGCTGGCGCTCGCCGTCGATGGCGGGCTCGCGATCGTGGAACGCTGGACACAACCGGAAACTTGA
- a CDS encoding ergothioneine biosynthesis protein EgtB, protein MIATHDDIAARLDEARARTFELIEPLTDEDLHRQHDPLMSPIIWDLGHIAHFEELWLVRNLEGPVEFGEMPGIYNPFEHPRKVRGELQLPSLDECRTLLNDVRARVLRRLESADFANGDELLRNGYVYNMVLQHEYQHNETILQTLQLKQGAPYAASRRYTEPRRPSSRPVRDSVRFGGGRVIIGTDDRTIAYDNERPAHERDVAPFSIDVFPVTNDDYREFIRARGYTTREFWSDAGWAWLQEARVEAPKYWIRDGDAGSGELGAQGRSAAATSHAPAGSGELGAKVRNAAATSHAAAASAELGAKVRSAAATSHIDWCVRVMDRVEPLRPELPVCHVSYYEAEAFARFAGKRLPTEFEWEVAARWSPRANSVYEPKAVTASHANVDQLSFGTMPIASYGQNWSPLGCYGMIGDVWEWTSSDFLPYPGYRTFPYPEYSEVFFGSEYKVLRGGSWATRPAVARATFRNWDYPIRRQIFSGFRCARDD, encoded by the coding sequence ATGATCGCGACGCACGACGACATCGCGGCGCGGCTCGACGAGGCACGCGCGCGAACCTTCGAGCTGATCGAGCCGCTGACCGACGAGGACCTGCACCGCCAGCACGATCCCTTGATGAGTCCCATCATCTGGGACTTGGGCCACATCGCGCATTTCGAGGAGCTGTGGCTGGTGCGGAATCTCGAGGGGCCCGTGGAGTTCGGAGAGATGCCCGGCATCTACAACCCGTTCGAGCATCCGCGAAAGGTGCGGGGCGAGTTGCAGCTTCCGTCGCTCGACGAATGCCGCACGCTTCTCAACGACGTTCGCGCACGCGTGCTGCGCCGCCTCGAATCGGCTGACTTCGCGAACGGCGACGAGCTGTTACGGAATGGATACGTGTACAACATGGTCTTGCAGCACGAGTATCAGCACAATGAGACCATCTTGCAGACGCTGCAGCTCAAGCAGGGTGCGCCCTATGCTGCGTCGCGACGCTATACCGAACCGCGACGTCCGTCGTCGCGGCCCGTACGCGACAGTGTGCGCTTCGGCGGCGGACGCGTGATCATCGGCACCGACGACCGAACGATCGCGTACGACAACGAGCGCCCCGCGCACGAACGCGACGTTGCGCCGTTCTCGATCGACGTGTTTCCGGTGACGAACGACGACTATCGCGAATTCATCCGCGCGCGCGGCTACACGACACGAGAGTTCTGGTCAGATGCGGGCTGGGCGTGGCTTCAGGAAGCGCGTGTCGAGGCGCCGAAGTACTGGATCCGTGATGGAGACGCCGGCTCGGGGGAACTCGGAGCGCAGGGGCGTAGCGCCGCAGCGACGAGCCACGCGCCGGCCGGCTCGGGGGAACTCGGAGCGAAGGTGCGTAACGCCGCAGCGACGAGCCACGCCGCGGCCGCCTCGGCGGAACTCGGAGCGAAGGTGCGTAGCGCCGCAGCGACGAGCCACATTGATTGGTGCGTGCGCGTGATGGATCGCGTCGAGCCGCTGCGGCCCGAGCTGCCGGTGTGTCACGTCTCGTACTACGAGGCGGAGGCATTCGCCCGCTTCGCGGGCAAGCGGTTGCCGACGGAATTCGAGTGGGAGGTTGCGGCGCGCTGGAGCCCACGCGCGAACAGCGTGTACGAGCCCAAAGCCGTCACGGCGTCGCACGCCAACGTCGATCAACTGTCGTTCGGCACCATGCCCATCGCGAGCTACGGTCAAAACTGGTCCCCGCTCGGCTGCTATGGAATGATCGGCGACGTGTGGGAATGGACCTCGAGCGATTTCCTGCCGTATCCGGGATATCGCACGTTTCCCTATCCCGAATACTCTGAAGTGTTCTTCGGCAGCGAGTACAAGGTGTTGCGCGGCGGATCGTGGGCGACGCGTCCCGCTGTCGCGCGCGCGACCTTCCGCAATTGGGATTATCCCATTCGCCGGCAGATCTTCAGCGGCTTCCGGTGCGCGCGCGATGACTAG
- a CDS encoding ATP-binding cassette domain-containing protein codes for MAVSAAGTNSQSIVLSAERVTKRFGDVSALDEVSLTLPRGASLALIGESGSGKTTLLRTFNRLVDPDAGVVCVDGVDVSTVDPVQLRRRIGYVPQDGGLLPHWRVQRNVELVLRLNGAPDAAERARSALTLVGLDPARFADRWPRKLSGGQRQRVAIARALAGEPSLLLLDEPFGALDAITRADLQDAFAGIRERLAMTTVLVTHDLHEALLLATHVAVMRAGKIEQIASPEALVADPATAYVKRLLERARVAAEPAENIS; via the coding sequence ATGGCTGTCTCCGCCGCCGGCACCAATTCACAATCGATTGTATTGTCCGCCGAGCGTGTCACGAAGCGCTTCGGTGACGTTAGTGCGCTCGATGAGGTTTCTCTCACGCTGCCGCGGGGCGCTTCGCTCGCGTTGATCGGCGAGAGTGGATCGGGCAAGACGACGCTGCTGCGGACGTTCAACCGGTTGGTCGATCCCGACGCGGGTGTCGTGTGTGTAGATGGCGTCGATGTTTCGACCGTCGATCCCGTGCAGCTGCGCCGGCGTATTGGTTACGTGCCGCAGGACGGCGGACTGCTTCCTCACTGGCGAGTACAGCGGAATGTGGAGTTGGTCCTGCGGCTGAACGGCGCTCCCGATGCCGCGGAACGCGCGCGCTCGGCGCTCACGCTCGTTGGGCTCGATCCTGCGCGGTTCGCCGATCGCTGGCCGCGCAAATTGTCGGGCGGCCAGCGGCAACGCGTTGCGATTGCGCGCGCGCTCGCCGGCGAACCGTCGCTGCTGTTGCTCGACGAGCCGTTCGGCGCGCTCGACGCGATCACGCGCGCCGACTTACAGGATGCGTTCGCGGGGATTCGCGAGCGCCTTGCGATGACGACGGTTCTCGTGACGCATGATTTGCACGAAGCGTTGCTGCTCGCGACGCACGTCGCCGTGATGCGGGCAGGGAAGATCGAGCAGATCGCGTCGCCCGAGGCGCTCGTCGCCGATCCGGCGACGGCCTACGTGAAACGATTGCTGGAGCGCGCGCGAGTGGCCGCTGAGCCGGCGGAGAACATCTCGTGA